From Chryseobacterium sp. IHB B 17019, one genomic window encodes:
- a CDS encoding RsmD family RNA methyltransferase, translating to MYRIISGKWKAKKIAAPRNFDVRPTTDFAKEALFSILDNKYDMQSISVLDLFAGIGSITFEFASRGCQDVTSVEMNPKHTSFLNSTASELGFSLQVNVQRGDVFDWLKKFRNKKSFEIVFSDAPFEMEEKKYYELLSLVLNNKYLKPNGILIVEHQSRLKFDHPNLIDSRKYGNVSFSFFEPNKEENTEITDNQE from the coding sequence ATGTACAGAATAATCTCAGGCAAATGGAAAGCCAAGAAAATAGCCGCTCCGAGAAACTTTGATGTAAGACCAACAACGGATTTTGCGAAGGAAGCGCTTTTTAGTATTTTGGATAACAAATACGATATGCAGTCGATTTCTGTGCTTGATCTTTTTGCGGGCATTGGTTCTATTACCTTCGAATTTGCTTCAAGAGGATGTCAGGACGTGACTTCTGTGGAAATGAATCCAAAACACACCAGTTTTCTGAATTCTACAGCTTCTGAGTTAGGATTTAGCTTACAGGTAAATGTTCAGAGAGGTGATGTTTTTGACTGGTTAAAAAAATTCAGGAATAAAAAATCTTTTGAAATAGTATTTTCTGATGCTCCTTTTGAAATGGAAGAAAAAAAATACTACGAATTGCTGTCTTTAGTTTTAAATAATAAATATTTAAAGCCAAACGGAATTCTCATTGTAGAGCATCAGAGCCGCTTAAAATTTGATCATCCAAATTTAATTGACTCCCGAAAATACGGAAATGTAAGCTTCAGCTTTTTTGAGCCAAATAAAGAAGAAAATACAGAAATAACAGATAATCAGGAATAA
- a CDS encoding DUF3822 family protein, which yields MNVLKLLFTKDGLTYQIAKNKSIMEEKSYFVNEESPENFIGDKLDEVLIKQRFEEIHVISALNHFTLMPEGFSEHERGFELISYNAPVDKEKEELMLSINEKFKIQFYYTFPKNFYKKIKELALPVSFNFSGEKFLNSINNKNNKEIHINLYHNQCEFFAIDNKKIILYNNLDVNSEVDFLYFIMFTLSKIGFGINETSFFAYGETTENETFISELQKFVKNLKIVFDNIPNKNFILN from the coding sequence ATGAACGTACTTAAATTACTTTTTACCAAAGACGGATTAACCTACCAAATTGCTAAAAATAAAAGCATTATGGAAGAAAAATCCTATTTCGTAAACGAAGAATCTCCGGAAAATTTCATCGGTGACAAACTGGATGAAGTGCTGATCAAGCAAAGGTTTGAAGAAATTCATGTAATTTCTGCGCTGAATCATTTTACCCTGATGCCTGAAGGATTTTCTGAACATGAGAGAGGATTTGAACTCATTTCCTACAATGCGCCAGTAGATAAGGAAAAGGAAGAACTGATGCTTTCTATTAATGAAAAATTCAAAATTCAGTTTTATTATACTTTTCCGAAAAATTTTTATAAAAAAATTAAAGAACTGGCATTGCCTGTTAGCTTCAACTTCTCCGGTGAAAAGTTTTTAAATTCAATCAATAATAAAAATAACAAGGAAATTCACATTAATCTTTATCATAATCAGTGTGAGTTTTTCGCTATAGACAATAAAAAAATTATTTTATACAATAATCTGGATGTGAACTCTGAGGTGGATTTTCTTTATTTCATCATGTTTACATTAAGCAAAATAGGTTTTGGGATCAATGAAACCAGTTTCTTTGCTTACGGGGAAACCACTGAAAATGAAACCTTTATTTCAGAATTACAGAAGTTTGTGAAGAATCTGAAAATTGTATTTGATAATATCCCGAACAAGAATTTTATCCTCAATTAG
- a CDS encoding Smr/MutS family protein, whose product MKIGDKVSVVDEDLSGVVTSVKGNIVVFKDEYGFTYQYPQEKLVPKNASLYENIKVVKKPEPRKSVSKKHQKNHLVLDLHFHNLVKNPNDYDSFERLFIQKEKLLEVISFCRKNNLKKLEIVHGIGDGVLQKMVWDVLESQSNLDFYNKEILHHQSGAVMVEFN is encoded by the coding sequence ATGAAAATAGGTGATAAAGTTTCTGTGGTAGATGAAGATTTAAGCGGGGTTGTAACTTCCGTGAAGGGAAATATTGTTGTTTTTAAAGATGAATACGGATTCACTTACCAATATCCACAAGAGAAACTTGTTCCGAAAAATGCATCTTTATATGAAAATATTAAAGTTGTAAAAAAGCCTGAGCCCAGAAAATCCGTTTCTAAAAAACATCAGAAAAATCATTTGGTTTTAGATTTACATTTTCATAATTTGGTTAAAAATCCGAATGATTACGACAGTTTTGAGAGACTCTTCATCCAAAAGGAAAAATTATTGGAAGTGATTTCTTTTTGCAGGAAAAATAATTTAAAAAAACTGGAAATTGTTCACGGAATCGGTGATGGTGTGCTTCAGAAAATGGTTTGGGATGTTTTGGAAAGCCAATCTAATCTGGATTTTTACAATAAGGAAATACTTCATCATCAATCGGGTGCGGTAATGGTAGAATTTAACTAA
- a CDS encoding metallophosphoesterase family protein produces the protein MTKILLLSDSHSYIDDRILEYAKQADEIWHGGDFGSLEVIEQLEKIKPLKGIYGNIDNAKIRSEFPEVNRFFCEKVEVLMIHIGGYPGKYTPLANKEINEKAPKLFISGHSHILKVMFDQKNNLLHLNPGACGKQGWHKMRTMMRFVIDGEEIKDLEIIELGPKV, from the coding sequence ATGACCAAAATCCTTCTCCTTTCCGATTCTCATTCTTATATTGACGACCGTATTTTAGAATACGCCAAACAAGCCGACGAAATTTGGCATGGCGGGGATTTCGGAAGTCTGGAAGTGATTGAGCAACTTGAAAAAATTAAACCATTAAAAGGAATTTACGGAAATATTGATAATGCAAAAATCCGTTCTGAGTTTCCTGAAGTGAATCGTTTTTTTTGTGAAAAAGTGGAAGTTTTGATGATCCACATCGGTGGTTATCCTGGAAAATATACACCTTTAGCAAACAAAGAAATTAATGAAAAAGCTCCGAAGTTGTTTATTTCCGGACACTCTCATATTTTAAAGGTTATGTTTGATCAAAAAAATAATCTGCTGCACCTCAATCCCGGTGCTTGTGGAAAGCAGGGTTGGCATAAAATGAGGACGATGATGCGTTTTGTGATTGACGGTGAAGAGATTAAGGATTTGGAAATTATTGAATTAGGTCCAAAAGTTTGA
- a CDS encoding serine hydrolase has translation MKQKLSFFLLLFFVGIFNAQVEEKKLDELIQNTLKTFDVPGMSVGIIKDGKVIYSKGFGVRSLTSKQPMDDNTLVGIASNSKGFTCTALAILADEGKLNWDDKVSKYIPEFQMYDPYVSQNVTIKDLVTHRAGLGLGQGDLMFFPEGGSLTVNDIVHNVRYLKPENPFRTTLDYNNIMFIVAGEVIHRVSGLSWAEFVEQRIMKPVGMASSFGSYNRAKVVSNKIDAHAPVDGKAIAVPHDWNETANAAGGIMSNIKDMTLWAEYLLNNFTTKDGKKLVSDKNVQQLWSLQIPAGVAAKNPYDTSFYGYGLGWFLSDVKGHKQVQHTGGLIGTVTQFTLIPDMKLGIVVLTNQQSGAAFNTITNTVKDSYLGVADRNWLKTYSERMSKMEEGFNKEKKEAFAKSEAFKKEKNLQPKAEQFIGIYNDKWFGGVEISQQGNGYRILCKNSPRLKGELLPFSNNTFIIKWDDRSYDADAYIIFDYDETGKAESARLKAISDITDFSFDFDDLDLRRK, from the coding sequence ATGAAGCAGAAACTTTCTTTTTTCCTTCTCCTTTTTTTTGTTGGGATTTTCAATGCGCAGGTTGAGGAGAAAAAACTGGACGAATTAATCCAAAATACCTTAAAAACCTTCGATGTCCCGGGAATGTCTGTCGGAATTATCAAAGACGGAAAAGTTATTTATTCAAAAGGATTTGGAGTACGTTCTTTAACCTCAAAACAGCCGATGGATGACAATACGTTGGTCGGAATTGCATCAAATTCAAAAGGTTTTACCTGTACAGCATTGGCGATATTAGCGGATGAAGGAAAACTGAATTGGGACGATAAAGTTTCAAAATATATCCCGGAATTTCAAATGTATGATCCGTATGTTTCTCAAAATGTTACGATTAAAGATTTAGTGACTCACAGGGCAGGATTAGGCCTTGGGCAGGGAGATTTAATGTTTTTCCCTGAAGGCGGAAGCTTAACGGTGAACGATATTGTTCATAATGTAAGATATTTAAAGCCTGAGAACCCTTTCAGAACGACTTTAGATTATAATAATATCATGTTTATTGTTGCCGGAGAAGTGATTCACAGAGTTTCGGGGTTAAGTTGGGCAGAATTTGTCGAACAGAGAATTATGAAGCCTGTCGGAATGGCTTCAAGTTTTGGAAGCTATAACAGGGCTAAAGTTGTTTCAAATAAAATTGATGCACACGCTCCGGTTGATGGAAAAGCAATTGCGGTTCCTCATGATTGGAACGAAACGGCTAATGCAGCCGGCGGAATTATGAGTAATATTAAGGATATGACGCTTTGGGCAGAATATTTATTGAATAATTTTACGACAAAAGACGGCAAGAAATTAGTTTCGGATAAAAATGTACAGCAGCTCTGGAGTTTGCAGATTCCTGCGGGAGTTGCAGCAAAAAATCCTTATGATACAAGTTTTTACGGATATGGGCTGGGTTGGTTCTTAAGTGATGTTAAAGGTCATAAACAAGTTCAGCATACCGGCGGATTAATCGGAACAGTGACTCAATTTACCTTAATTCCGGACATGAAATTAGGAATTGTAGTGTTGACGAATCAGCAATCCGGTGCGGCTTTCAATACCATAACCAATACAGTTAAAGATTCTTATCTTGGCGTTGCAGACAGAAATTGGCTGAAAACATACAGTGAAAGAATGTCTAAAATGGAAGAAGGATTTAATAAAGAAAAGAAAGAAGCTTTTGCAAAATCCGAGGCTTTCAAAAAAGAGAAAAATCTTCAGCCAAAAGCAGAACAATTTATTGGAATCTATAATGACAAATGGTTCGGAGGTGTAGAAATTTCTCAACAAGGAAACGGATATAGGATTTTATGTAAAAATTCTCCAAGACTAAAAGGTGAATTGCTGCCTTTCTCAAATAATACTTTCATTATTAAATGGGACGACAGAAGCTATGATGCCGATGCCTACATTATTTTTGATTATGATGAGACAGGAAAAGCTGAGTCAGCAAGATTAAAGGCAATTTCGGATATTACGGATTTTAGCTTTGATTTTGATGATCTGGATTTGAGAAGAAAATAA
- a CDS encoding SixA phosphatase family protein, with product MKKLILVRHAKSDWPEDTEDFDRPLADKGLKEALHMSRFMKDNNVSIDYFVSSPAVRALNTCEIFNQAYKINILTDEKLYNPSERNFESVIYDLDDNHSSVAFFSHNNGISNFANSISEDIFHFPTCGVAGFEIDCNSWSEFDGAKKKLLFFYDPGKI from the coding sequence ATGAAGAAACTCATCCTTGTAAGACATGCAAAAAGCGACTGGCCTGAAGATACAGAGGACTTTGACAGACCACTGGCAGATAAGGGACTGAAGGAAGCTTTGCACATGTCTCGATTCATGAAAGATAATAATGTATCGATCGATTATTTCGTATCGAGCCCGGCCGTACGTGCCTTAAATACTTGTGAAATTTTCAACCAGGCGTATAAAATCAATATTTTAACGGATGAAAAACTTTACAATCCTTCAGAAAGAAATTTTGAATCGGTAATTTACGACTTGGATGATAATCACAGTTCAGTAGCCTTTTTCTCTCATAACAACGGAATTTCCAATTTCGCCAATTCTATTTCCGAAGACATTTTCCACTTTCCGACTTGCGGTGTCGCCGGTTTTGAAATCGACTGCAATTCATGGTCAGAATTCGATGGCGCAAAAAAGAAATTATTATTTTTTTATGATCCGGGGAAAATTTAG
- the ruvX gene encoding Holliday junction resolvase RuvX, protein MGQILAIDYGKARCGIAATDDMQIIASGLDMVKTSLLVEFLKKYFNENKVDEVVIGLPVDLKGNISEVETDILKFIEIFQKEFPTIKVNRFDERFTSKMASFFISQSGKSKKQRQEKGLIDKVSATIILQNFLEQRTR, encoded by the coding sequence ATGGGACAAATCCTTGCAATAGACTATGGAAAGGCGCGTTGTGGCATTGCTGCAACGGATGATATGCAGATCATTGCGAGCGGTCTGGATATGGTAAAAACTTCGCTTTTAGTGGAATTTTTAAAAAAATATTTCAATGAAAATAAAGTGGATGAAGTAGTAATCGGGCTTCCTGTAGATTTGAAAGGGAATATTTCTGAAGTGGAAACAGATATTTTAAAGTTTATAGAAATTTTTCAAAAAGAATTTCCAACTATTAAAGTCAACCGCTTTGATGAGAGATTTACATCCAAAATGGCTTCGTTTTTTATTTCCCAAAGTGGAAAAAGCAAAAAGCAGAGACAGGAAAAAGGATTAATAGATAAAGTAAGCGCAACCATCATATTGCAGAATTTTTTAGAACAAAGAACAAGATGA
- the def gene encoding peptide deformylase, with the protein MILPIRAFGDPVLRKVSKDIDKNYPDLQELIDNMFETMYSANGIGLAAPQIGLDIRLFVIDVSPLAEDEDYEDIKDELTEFKKVFINAKILEESGEEWKFNEGCLSIPDVREDVKRKDTIIIEYYDENFVKHTETFSDIRARVIQHEYDHIEGILFTDHLSALKKKLVKGKLTKITQGEVSINYKMRFPK; encoded by the coding sequence ATGATTTTACCGATAAGAGCCTTTGGGGATCCAGTTTTAAGGAAAGTAAGTAAGGATATAGACAAAAATTATCCGGATTTACAAGAATTGATAGACAATATGTTCGAAACGATGTATAGTGCAAATGGCATAGGATTGGCTGCACCACAGATCGGGTTGGATATTCGCCTGTTTGTGATTGACGTTAGTCCTTTGGCAGAAGATGAGGATTATGAAGATATTAAGGATGAGCTGACAGAATTTAAAAAAGTTTTCATTAATGCTAAAATTCTTGAAGAATCCGGCGAAGAATGGAAATTTAATGAGGGATGTCTTTCTATTCCGGACGTAAGAGAAGATGTGAAAAGAAAGGATACGATCATAATTGAATATTATGACGAAAATTTTGTGAAACATACAGAAACTTTTTCCGATATTAGAGCCCGCGTAATTCAACATGAATATGATCATATTGAAGGAATCTTGTTTACTGACCATTTGAGTGCTTTGAAAAAGAAGCTGGTAAAAGGTAAATTGACAAAAATCACCCAGGGTGAAGTAAGCATCAATTATAAAATGAGATTTCCAAAATAA
- a CDS encoding DUF5606 family protein — MLLEKIISISGKPGLYKLVSQLRNGFIIEDVTTKKKVSIRNSSQVSLLDNIAMFTIDKEVPLFEVFENIAKNNDYKETISHKSNDAELKEFMTASLPNYDTERVYASDIKKLAQWYNILHKAGYITPDSFVKAEPETLEGEPAEEVSIEKEAPKKAAKAEKPATPKVKATSTAKSAPKSTHRKQG, encoded by the coding sequence ATGCTGTTAGAAAAAATAATTTCAATTTCAGGAAAACCAGGACTTTACAAATTAGTTTCTCAACTAAGAAACGGATTTATCATTGAAGATGTTACAACTAAGAAAAAAGTAAGCATCAGAAACTCCAGCCAGGTAAGCTTGTTGGATAATATCGCTATGTTTACGATTGATAAAGAGGTTCCTTTGTTCGAAGTTTTTGAAAATATTGCTAAAAACAACGATTACAAAGAAACGATTTCTCACAAATCAAACGATGCAGAACTGAAAGAATTCATGACAGCTTCTCTTCCAAACTACGATACAGAAAGAGTTTATGCTTCTGATATCAAGAAATTGGCTCAATGGTACAACATTCTTCACAAAGCAGGATATATCACTCCGGACAGCTTCGTAAAAGCTGAGCCCGAAACTTTGGAGGGTGAACCTGCAGAAGAAGTGAGCATTGAAAAAGAAGCTCCTAAAAAGGCTGCGAAAGCTGAAAAACCTGCAACTCCAAAAGTAAAAGCTACTTCTACGGCAAAATCAGCTCCAAAAAGTACGCACAGAAAACAAGGATAA
- the mazG gene encoding nucleoside triphosphate pyrophosphohydrolase, producing the protein MNTKQEKLEAFGRLLDIMDDLREKCPWDQKQTLQSLRHLTLEETYELSDAILQEDLQEIKKELGDVLLHLVFYAKIGSEKESFDIADVINSLNEKLIFRHPHIYGDTKVKDEEEVKQNWEKLKLKEGNKSILGGVPKSLPSLVKAYRIQEKVKGIGFEFHDAEDAWKKVDEEIQEFHTETDLDKKEQELGDVFFSLINYARISGINPDSALERTNLKFISRFQQMENLALDKNLKLENMSLEEMDMLWEEAKILNKT; encoded by the coding sequence ATGAACACCAAACAGGAAAAACTGGAAGCTTTCGGAAGATTATTAGACATTATGGATGATCTGCGTGAAAAATGTCCATGGGATCAGAAACAGACCTTGCAATCGCTTCGTCACCTTACTTTGGAAGAAACGTATGAACTTTCGGATGCTATTTTGCAGGAAGATTTACAGGAAATTAAGAAAGAATTGGGTGATGTTCTGCTGCATTTAGTTTTTTATGCGAAAATAGGTTCAGAAAAAGAAAGTTTTGATATTGCTGATGTAATTAATTCTTTAAATGAAAAACTGATATTCCGTCATCCCCATATTTACGGTGATACAAAGGTGAAAGACGAGGAAGAAGTAAAGCAGAATTGGGAAAAGTTAAAATTAAAAGAAGGAAACAAATCCATTTTGGGCGGAGTTCCGAAAAGCCTGCCAAGTTTGGTAAAAGCATATAGAATTCAGGAAAAAGTAAAAGGAATAGGATTTGAATTTCATGATGCGGAAGATGCGTGGAAAAAAGTAGATGAAGAAATTCAGGAATTTCATACGGAAACAGATTTGGATAAAAAAGAACAGGAATTGGGAGATGTATTTTTCTCATTAATTAACTATGCGAGAATTTCCGGGATCAATCCGGATTCAGCATTAGAAAGAACGAATTTGAAGTTTATTTCGAGATTCCAACAAATGGAAAATTTGGCTTTGGATAAGAATTTGAAACTGGAAAATATGTCTCTGGAAGAAATGGATATGCTTTGGGAAGAAGCGAAAATTTTAAATAAAACCTAA
- a CDS encoding metallophosphoesterase produces MKTHLKNTSVVLRVVLSAGVLYSCATYNVKKGKNLSEIESSDIKSENDFKIFLIGDAGNADEAQAQNTLNLLKGQLETADKNSMLIFLGDNIYPIGMPKESDKNYSLAKQKLENQLTITKNFKGKTLIIPGNHDWYNGLDGLKAQEEFVKNYFNDKKAFLPKNSCPIDDISLTKDIKLIVIDTEWALLNWDKYPGINKNCDIKTREDLFIEFKDLINKNQDKKIIVALHHPIISSGTHAGYNSAKSHLFPLKSKIPVPGVASVINVLRSSSGANPEDINNQHYANLADRIKSIVQEKENVIFVSGHDHNLQYHQDRNIRQIISGAGSKVDPATIGEKTDFSYGGSGFAILNIRKDQSSDVEYYSTKDNNLGKISHIQVMDKPKGFVNNYPNSFPSTLSTTIYPKKLTEKGKFYRWLWGEHYRKYYGMPIEASTANLFELDGGYTPFREGGGNQSNSLRLKSKDGQEFVMRGVKKSAVRFLNNMAFKKSTFGNELNNTFPEKFLLDFYTTNHPFTPFAVGNMADKLNLIHSNPRLYYIPKQQALGEYNVNYGDEMYMVEERFSADPKTLEALNNAKDIVSTDDVLKNFNKNYKYSVDQETYIRARIFDMLIGDWDRHADQWKWAEYQDGDKIIYKPIPRDRDQAFSKYDGAAFKIIMNIPAIRHMKTFKDDIKSVKWLAMEPYPLDLIFLKGSTENEWIEQAKYIQEHLTDKDIDEAFNNLPKEVKDETIADIQRKLKLRKTKLQSYASQYYDVLQKKVPLAGTVNPDKFVITKTGNSVNVKQYKLDKNKENPELVFEKTYEDSKTKELWIYGLEDDDIYEVSGDGKPKTNIRLIGGYNHDTYNVANGSKVRIYDFKSQKNTYNTHGTTKNISDDYDINTYNYKHPKYNFFAGYPNADYNPDDGVILGVLANYTVNNFIRAPYTQKHSLKVNFYTATGGFNAVYRGIFKKAIAGWDFNLDAGFTTPRFTENFFGLSNESEYDKDVTEREYNRARISKFNFAPSISTKSWANLFHQFQLTFENNKVQRNGDRFVDISPDVRPDVFNNQQFAGANYTFSYKNLDNTAFPTLGLEFTVNADWKTNLSNFDKNFLILTGTLSFDHRIDNRGNFVFANSSNAMWINNNNFEFYQAAAIGGNNGMRAFRNDRFSGRSYFTNNSEIRWDFGRVKNNIVPANMGILIGYDIGRVWNDHEDSNKWHQSIGGGFWLSIVEMFSARLNYFTGSDGGRISAGVGMTF; encoded by the coding sequence TTGAAAACTCATCTAAAAAACACTTCCGTTGTCCTTAGAGTAGTATTATCTGCCGGAGTTCTCTATTCCTGCGCAACATATAACGTAAAAAAGGGTAAAAACTTATCTGAAATAGAAAGTTCTGATATAAAATCTGAAAATGACTTTAAAATTTTCTTAATTGGTGATGCCGGAAATGCAGATGAAGCTCAAGCTCAAAATACATTGAATTTACTTAAAGGCCAACTAGAAACAGCGGATAAAAATTCAATGCTAATTTTTTTGGGTGATAATATTTATCCCATCGGAATGCCTAAAGAATCTGATAAAAATTATTCTTTAGCAAAACAAAAACTCGAAAATCAATTAACCATTACAAAGAATTTCAAGGGAAAAACATTGATAATTCCCGGGAATCACGACTGGTACAACGGCTTGGACGGCCTGAAAGCTCAGGAAGAATTTGTAAAAAACTATTTTAACGATAAAAAAGCTTTTCTCCCGAAAAACTCCTGCCCAATTGACGATATAAGCTTAACAAAAGATATAAAATTAATTGTCATTGATACGGAATGGGCTTTACTAAACTGGGATAAATATCCGGGTATCAATAAAAATTGTGATATCAAAACGAGGGAAGATCTTTTCATTGAATTTAAAGATTTGATTAATAAAAATCAGGACAAAAAAATTATTGTCGCCCTCCATCATCCCATTATCAGCAGTGGGACCCATGCAGGCTATAATTCTGCAAAATCACATCTTTTTCCTTTAAAAAGTAAAATTCCGGTTCCGGGAGTGGCCAGCGTAATCAATGTATTGAGAAGTTCTTCGGGAGCAAATCCGGAAGATATTAATAATCAACATTATGCTAATTTAGCTGACCGAATAAAAAGTATAGTTCAGGAAAAAGAAAATGTTATTTTCGTTTCGGGACATGACCATAATCTGCAATATCATCAGGATAGGAATATCAGACAAATCATCAGTGGGGCCGGTTCAAAAGTTGATCCCGCAACCATTGGCGAGAAAACTGATTTTTCTTATGGAGGAAGTGGTTTTGCTATTTTAAATATTAGAAAAGATCAAAGTTCAGACGTTGAATATTATTCTACGAAAGATAATAATTTAGGGAAAATTTCACACATTCAGGTGATGGATAAACCTAAAGGATTTGTCAATAATTACCCGAACTCATTTCCTTCAACTCTTTCAACTACAATTTATCCTAAAAAATTAACAGAAAAAGGAAAATTTTACAGATGGCTTTGGGGAGAGCATTACAGAAAATATTACGGAATGCCAATTGAAGCCTCTACAGCCAATCTTTTCGAGCTTGACGGAGGATATACACCTTTCAGAGAAGGTGGTGGAAATCAATCAAATAGCTTAAGACTAAAATCTAAGGACGGACAGGAATTTGTAATGAGAGGCGTTAAAAAAAGTGCAGTTCGTTTTCTTAACAATATGGCTTTTAAGAAAAGTACTTTCGGAAATGAATTAAACAATACTTTCCCGGAAAAATTCTTACTCGATTTCTATACAACCAATCATCCGTTCACCCCTTTTGCAGTGGGAAATATGGCAGACAAACTGAATCTTATCCACAGCAACCCGAGATTATATTATATCCCTAAGCAACAAGCTTTAGGTGAATACAATGTCAATTATGGCGATGAAATGTATATGGTTGAAGAACGGTTTTCTGCAGATCCGAAAACTTTAGAGGCTTTAAATAATGCAAAAGACATTGTTTCAACAGATGATGTTCTTAAAAATTTTAACAAAAATTACAAATATTCTGTAGATCAGGAAACTTACATCAGAGCAAGAATTTTTGACATGCTGATCGGTGATTGGGACCGACATGCGGACCAATGGAAATGGGCAGAATATCAGGATGGTGACAAAATAATTTACAAGCCGATACCGAGAGACAGGGATCAGGCCTTCAGTAAATATGATGGTGCTGCTTTCAAAATCATCATGAATATTCCGGCAATCCGACACATGAAAACCTTTAAAGATGATATTAAAAGTGTAAAATGGCTGGCGATGGAACCCTACCCTCTTGACCTTATTTTCTTAAAAGGCTCAACTGAAAATGAATGGATCGAACAGGCAAAATATATCCAGGAGCATTTGACAGATAAAGATATTGACGAAGCTTTCAACAATTTACCGAAAGAAGTAAAAGATGAAACGATTGCAGATATTCAACGAAAATTAAAATTAAGAAAGACCAAATTACAGTCTTACGCTTCACAATATTATGATGTTTTACAGAAAAAAGTTCCGTTGGCAGGAACGGTAAATCCGGACAAATTCGTGATTACAAAAACCGGAAATTCAGTTAATGTAAAACAGTATAAATTAGACAAGAATAAAGAAAATCCCGAATTGGTTTTTGAAAAAACTTACGAAGATTCCAAAACGAAAGAGCTGTGGATTTATGGTCTTGAAGATGACGATATTTATGAAGTATCAGGTGATGGAAAGCCTAAAACCAACATCAGATTAATCGGAGGATACAACCACGACACTTATAACGTTGCGAATGGAAGCAAGGTGAGAATTTATGACTTTAAGTCGCAAAAAAATACATATAATACGCATGGTACGACGAAAAATATTTCGGACGACTATGATATTAATACTTACAACTACAAGCACCCCAAATATAATTTCTTCGCAGGCTATCCCAACGCAGATTACAATCCGGATGACGGGGTGATACTGGGCGTTTTGGCAAATTATACCGTGAATAATTTTATCCGTGCACCTTATACTCAAAAACATAGTTTAAAAGTTAATTTTTACACTGCTACGGGTGGATTTAATGCTGTTTACAGAGGAATTTTCAAGAAAGCAATTGCAGGTTGGGATTTTAACCTTGATGCCGGTTTTACCACTCCGCGTTTTACTGAGAACTTCTTCGGGCTGTCCAATGAAAGTGAATACGATAAAGACGTTACAGAAAGGGAATACAACAGGGCAAGAATTTCTAAATTTAATTTCGCTCCTTCTATTTCCACAAAAAGCTGGGCGAATTTATTTCATCAATTTCAATTAACTTTTGAAAATAATAAAGTTCAAAGGAATGGTGACCGTTTCGTAGATATCTCTCCAGATGTAAGACCAGATGTTTTTAATAATCAACAGTTTGCAGGAGCAAATTACACTTTCAGTTATAAAAATCTGGACAATACGGCCTTCCCTACTCTAGGCTTGGAATTCACCGTAAATGCTGATTGGAAAACCAATCTTTCAAATTTTGATAAAAACTTTTTAATCCTGACAGGAACCTTATCTTTTGATCATAGAATCGATAACAGAGGCAATTTTGTTTTTGCCAACTCCAGCAATGCTATGTGGATCAACAATAACAATTTTGAATTCTATCAGGCTGCAGCAATCGGCGGGAATAACGGGATGAGGGCATTCCGAAACGACAGATTTTCAGGAAGATCCTACTTTACAAATAATTCGGAAATCCGTTGGGATTTTGGAAGAGTAAAAAATAATATTGTCCCTGCAAATATGGGAATTCTAATAGGTTATGACATCGGAAGAGTATGGAATGACCATGAAGATTCTAATAAATGGCACCAGTCAATTGGTGGTGGATTCTGGCTGAGCATTGTAGAGATGTTCTCGGCAAGACTGAATTATTTCACGGGTTCTGATGGCGGAAGAATTTCTGCCGGTGTTGGAATGACTTTTTAA